The DNA segment TCCACAAAGGAGgcctttcctccttccgtctctctctctccctctctttctctctttctggatTCAAAGGACCACAAAGTTACCTCATCTATCACCAGCTTTAGACATCGACACTACACGACCCTCACCCAGCACACCAGCAAGCCCACCTTCCACCCCTACATCATTCCCCGCACATCCACTAATACTCGTACATTCCTCCCACGCCATTCCACCTGTTTCCCGCCCTTGTCATAAGTCTTTTCCCCCCTCTCCCACCGTCCCCAATCCGGCTCACCCATTCACAGGCTTCCTGCAAACACTTCGCCATTCCATTCTCACGCACCACTTAGAATCACGATTACTCATCTGTTTTCACTGCACTGCCTCCACACCAACATTCACGCCTGCAACAGtgacctccccttctctccctcactccacctGCTAAACACACACTCCTCATCAGTGCAGCGCATTCCTCCACTCCCGACTCAAACAGAATCACCCTTCCATGCCATTCATTGTCCAATCGTTTCCcttcacaacaacacaacataacTCGCGCGCCGCCCTATCACCCACATACCACCCAGCCTCCCAGACCCCGCCCCCGCCGCCTGCCACCCCAAGATGACAGGCCGCGCGAAACGcttgcctttcctcccttcagctTTAGTCACAAGATGTGTTGCGTCGACACTTACCCTCgttcatttctccctccctctccctccctgaacTTGATGCTGGCAGTCGCTGGAGTTAAGGCGGCGGCATAAGGGCCaaaggataaagaaatacaaagcaTCCTGTATAAAGGACTTTATTTACAATATACAAGTAACAGCTCTGCGGCAGAGAGCAGCCACATGAGGTGATGAGGTATGTGTTAGGAGGCGCCCCCCTCTGTAGCACCATTGCGCCCCGCTACTGCAGGTgcggggcgggcggggcgggcgggTTGGGAGGTACTGCCAGGTGGACACGGGTCAAGTGGTTCTTGAGGTGCCAGCTCTGGGAGCCGCGCCATGGACACAGATGGCACGCATACGGCTTCTCGCCCGTGTGGGAGCGCATGTGGCGTGTCAGCTCGGCAGGACGCATGAAGCCACGCCCGCACAGGTAACAGGTTCGGTCCCAGCGCCGCAGCGCCCCGCCGCCTGCCAGCTGCGGAAACACCtagggagggagacagacacCTGCTGTAATGGGGCGGATTATGGGGGTGGCAACCACGACTGTCTGTCCGCTTGGGGGTGCTCTGGCCCACTCCTACGAACGAGAGCATCGGGGGCCAGCTGCGGATGGTGGCGCAGCACGTGGAACCGAAGTTGCACGGCCTGAGCGGCGCGATACGGACACACGCTGCACACGTAAGGCTTCTCCCCCGTGTGGATGCGGTGGTGGCGCACGAGCTCCGCGGGCCGCTTGAAGGCCTTGCCGCACACGGGGCAGGTGCGGTCCCAGCGCAACAGGGGCTCCCCGCTCATACCCGGCCACACCTCACTCCCCTGCACCCCCAGCACCTAGAACGAGACAAGGCCGCGTCACTACACAACAACCAAGGAACATGGCGCTATAGCGCTTGTAAAGGCGAGCTACTACTGGCCGTCGAGAGGCTGGCTGGACACCAAGTGGCGCCGCATAAGGTGGGCCTTGAGGTGGACGGCCTGTGTGCCGCGGTAGCCGCACAGCGGACACTGGTATGGCCGCTCGCCTGTATGGGTGCGGAGGTGGCGCGTGAGCTCGGCCGGACGTGCAAAAATTCTCTTACACACATGACAAGTACGATCCCACCTGATGGCCGGCAAAGCGGAACTGCCCTGGAAGCAGCGCACccacagcccaccaccaccgccctcaCACACCTACagggagaaaacagagagaacatGGGTGAGAAGGACCGTTCCTCACCCATCCTACACACAACTTAACTACCACCTATACTGCCCTCATCCtcccgcaacacaacacaactaccAGCAGCTCTCTCTACAAAGCTCGTCTCAGTTATCCAACCCTGGACTCAATCAGTGAGGCACACTCGGCTCCCAAGCGGTCAGGGTGTTGGGTGCGCTGTGTGGCGACGAGCAAGATGCGATTTGACATGCGTGGCTTGAACGGCCCTATAAGGACAGAGGGGACACGCGTATGGCCTCTCTCCAGTGTGGATTCGCAGATGCCGCTGGAGCTCAGAGGTCTTGGGGAAAACTTTGCCACAAACAGCACACATGAGAGGACCCGTGGCCCTGGCGGCTTGGGCGGTGGCAGCGACCAACCCGTGAGACCAGACACCGCGGCCAGGACCCACCTAGAACAGAGAGAAGGCacgtcaccacaccacacctgttgTTACTTCAGGCTGCCATTCAAACCCAACCACACACTTATTTGGCTTCCCTCCACGCCTCTCGTCGCCCAGCCCTGCCTATCACGCGCcccatgtgtatgtgtgtatgtgtgtgtgcatgtgcgtgtgtgtcactGAACGGCGTCAGGCGCTTGCTCCTTATGGCGTCTCTGCAGGTGGCTCTTGAGGTGGTGCTTTTGTGTGGCACGGTAATCACAGTAGGGACATCTGTAGGGACGCTCTCCCGTGTGGGCCCGCAGGTGGATGGCCAGCTGCGAGGGGGTCTCGCAGTGCTTGCCACAGAAGCGGCAGCTGTGGTCGTGGCGCTCGTCGTCGGGAGGAATATAgtcaaggggaggaagaagatggcaGGCTGGAGGGTCACCTATGAATGTGGAGACAGGATGGGCTTCTCCTGGCGGCGCGTGGCCCATGTACAGGCGGGACATGGCCTGTGCCACCAGTCCCAGGGCCACGCCTCCGTAGCCGCCGAGTGCCTACAAGAGACAAAACAGGCTACAGTCAGCACAGCTACCCAGCAAAAGTCACGAATAGCCCACTCCCACCATGAAGCCCTAAGCAGCAAGGTGATCCGCGGCCCCTCCCACCAGGAGCAGAGCACCACGCGTCCCACCTACATGACGCACCACCCTCAGGGCGCCGCGCCACCACCCGCCACCAGGCCGTGCACCAGGTGCATGTGTCGCCGCATGTTGCCCTTCTGCGCGGCACTGTAGGAGCACACAGAGCATCGGTAAGGCTTCTCTCCGGTGTGGATCCGAATGTGGGTAGCCAGCTGCGATGGCCGGCAAAATGCGTGTCCGCAATATCCACACACGTGCGGCCGCGGGGCGGTGTCGGCGGCGTCCGCGCGAGGGGGAACTGCCAGGGGCGCCGGCAGACTCCTCTCGTCCCACAACTCCCCGCCGCCGTCTCCCCCAACACCTTGGTACTGCGGCCACGCGGAGCTCAGCACGTGCGACCCCTGCAAGGGTAAATTGTCGTCAGCCTCCGCCCCGATCAGCCCGGTCCCgcgtcccgccccgcccagcccccTACAGCTCCAGTGTGGCCAGGAAGGCCTCGCCGTGAGTGGAGGCGTGCCGCTTCAGGTTGCCCTTCTTGGTAGAACGGTAGTCACACTGCGGGTGAGGGCACGTGAACGGCTTCTCGCCCGTGTGAGTCCGCATGTGCAGTGTCAAAGCCGACGGGTACATGAAGTCCTTGAAGCAGACGGAGCATATGGCACTGGTTGGGGTGCGTTTGTTGCCCCAGgtgacagccgccgccgccgccgccgccgctgctgctgccgccgagGGTCGCGCGGGAGGCCCCTCAGAATATACTTGCGGCACAACTTTGGACACGCTCCTCTTAGGCCAGGTCGCGGGCGGTGCCTCCATGGGGGCTGAGGTGACGGGGGGTGCGGCGGGCGGGGCGGGCAGGACACCGTACACCCCAGCTTCCCCCTCCGGGATGCCGGGAAGGGCGGCGAAGCCTCCTGACAACCGGGTGTGATTAGCGGGCACTGCCGGCAGCCGTCCCGCCCACCCACCACCCTGCAAGGCAAACACGCAAGACTCAGGAGGGCAGGCTAGCGAGGCATACATCGGCGAGACACGCCGGCAAAGGGTGGGTCGCGGTGAcaaactttccctccctcacatggCCTCACAGCAGCGCGCAGCAGGCACCGCAGCGCCCCACCCATCCCTTGTCCTCACTCACCCAAAACCCCCATAAAtattaaaaacaccaaacatgTGCAGAGCCACAAGTGCGGTCCATCCCGTCCCGTCCTGTCCTGTCGGccccgtctgtctgtttattctgTCTCTTGAATGTACATAACGTCTGTTTACTtctggccagtgtgtgtgtgtgtgtgtgtgtgtgtgtgtgtgtgtgtgtgtgtgtgtgtgtgtgtgtgtgtgtgtttcactgtttgatctgctgcagtctctgatgagacagccagacgttaccctacggaacgagctcagagctcattatttccgatcttcggataggcctgagaccaggcacacaccacacaccggaacaacaaggtcacaactcctcgatttacatcccgtacctactcactgctaggtgaacagcggccacacgtgaaaggagacacacccaaatatcagagagagagagagagagagagagagagagagagagagagagagagagagagagtgtgtgtgtgtgtgtgtgtgtgtgtgtgtgtgtgtgtgtgtgtgtgtgtgtgtgtgtgtgtgtgtgtgtgtgtgtgtgtgtgtgtgtgtgtgtgtgtgtgtgtgtgtgtgtgtgtgtgtgtgtgtgtgtgtgtgtgtgtgtgtgtgtgtgtgtgtgtgtgtgtgtgtgtgtgtgtgtgtgtgtgtgtgtgtgtgtgtgtgtgtgtgtgtgtgtgtgtgtgtgtgtgtgtgtgtgtgtgtgtgtgtgtgtgtgtgtgtgtgtgtgtgtgtgtgtgtgtgtgtgtgtgtgtgtgtgtgtgtgtgtgtgtgtgtgtgtgtgtgtgtgtgtgtgtgtgtgtgtgtgtgtgtgtgtgtgtgtgtgtgtgtgtgtgtgtgttcgcgagGTCAACTGCTCATCCACCAATTAACACAACTCTGTATCGGAATCTAAGGTTTTCGCTTCACACATTGGTAATATTTTGACATGGTTCAATATTCCTCACTTTTAAAACTAACAGGGACTTCAGAGTTACTATCGACTATACAATGAACAACTTTGCTAATTCCCactccataaataaataaaaaaaaaaaagtcgacaTAACCTTGAATTAAGTGAGAGGGTCAATATAAGTGGCATgaaaataagtcaataaataaatatcaaaagtGAACTGGTATGGGGAAAAAAAGGCGTCATCACAGCTTTCACCGTACAATCCCCCCGGCATCACGTAGTACACACCACCAATGACAGACTGAGGAACACAGGACCCCACTTTAGTTTGGTTGCCTAAATACTATGTTAAAACTACTATTATCCTGATACTCGCTACTCAATAGGTGCAGGAGAGATCATTCATTGTAAAAGCacgtacagtgtgtgtgtgtgtgtgtgtgtgtgtgtgtgtgtgtgtgtgtgtgtgtgtgtgtgtgtgtgtgtgtgtgtgtgtgtgtgtgtgtgtgtgtgtgtgtgtgtgtgtgtgtgtgtgtgtgtgtgtgtgtgtgtgtgtgtgtgtgtgtgtgtgtgtgtgtgtgtgtgtgtgtgtgtgtgtgtgtgtgtgtgtgtgtgtgtgtgtgtgtgtgtgtgtgtgtgtgtgtgtgtgtgtgtgtgtgtgtgtgtgtgtgtgtgtgtgtgtgtgtgtgtgtgtgtgtgtgtgtgtgtgtgtgtgtgtgtgtgtgtgtcaatataaAAGTTCCACTGAGGTGCCTCTCTAAGAAACAAAGTCAAAACCAGTCGTCAAAAATCAAAGGATAAGTGTCTCGTCTGTGATCAAAGTATTTAAAGTCTTACTCCCATTGTTGTATAGTCTATGTGTGAATGCGGCTCGTAATTTACTCCCAAATGTTCAAACAGAGAGTCATGCGTGAGTATGTAGACAGGAATGCAGCCTGGTCGGTCATTTGTCACGGGTCACAGGTCACAAGTCATGGGTCAGAGGTGGTCGGATCAAGCCGGGGCGACAACATAAACACAAGAACTGCACGACAAGACTCCAGCAATGCTACTCCAAGATCCTTCCGCTAACTAATGTTGCTAATACGACTACTACTTTTCAAAACCCACACAAGTTTCGCTACGAGATgaaaaagtaatgagagagagagagagagagagagagagagagagagagagagagagagagagagagagagagagagagagagagagagagagagagagagagagagagagagagacgcc comes from the Portunus trituberculatus isolate SZX2019 chromosome 25, ASM1759143v1, whole genome shotgun sequence genome and includes:
- the LOC123508878 gene encoding zinc finger protein 48-like, with the translated sequence MSGEPLLRWDRTCPVCGKAFKRPAELVRHHRIHTGEKPYVCSVCPYRAAQAVQLRFHVLRHHPQLAPDALVRRSGPEHPQADRQSWLPPP